The Gemmatimonas phototrophica region CCGTCGCTAATGTCGCGGAACACGGCTACGGTATCGCCGAGCATTCCCTGTGCGGTACCGGTGGTCCCGCGAACGGGGATACTGTCGGTGACGGAGGCTGGAGGTGCACCCCCACCAGGGCCCGCATCGCGTGCATCGAGTGCCTCCAGTGACGCCGGCGCCTGCGGAACGTGCGGCAGCACCGCCCAAACGACGGCCGCCACCGCGGCGAGTCCTGCGACCAGCAGGGCAGGGCGTGGCCGAGTGCGGCGCGGCGCCAGCGTGGCGCCACTTGTCATGGGCGGCAGGGCGTCGAGCTCGGCCAGCAGCAGCAGCGCGGATTGCGGTCGCCGGGCCGCATCCTTTTCGAGGCAGTGCATGATGAGCGAGGACAGGGGCTCAGGGATGTCACTGAACGAACGGTGCGGCGGCTCCGGCATCTGCGTGAGCTGTGCCGCCAGCGTGGCCTGCGGCGAGGACCCACTGAAGGGCGCCTTGCCCGTCAGCAGCTCATAGGCCAACAGTCCGACGGCATAGAGATCCACCCGGTGGTCGGCGGCGGGGTCGGCGGCCAGCTGTTCGGGGGCCATGTAGGCGGGGGTGCCGATTGCCATGCCGGTCGTCGTGCCCCCCTGCGCCGGACTGGCGGCGCTGAGCGCTTTGGCCACCCCGAAGTCGGTGACCAGGGCATGCATCCCGGACGTGAGGATGTTGTCAGGCTTGATGTCTCGATGGACCACCCCACGGGAGTGGGCATAGGCCAACGCATCAACCACGTCGTGCAGAATGCGCACCACATCGCGGGCGGAGAGCCGTTGCTGGCGCGTCAGGGTCCCCCGGAGTGATTCGCCGTCGATATAGGGCATAGAGAACCACAACAGCCCGGCATCGTCCCCAGCGGCGAGCAGGGGCACAATGTGCGGATGTTGCAGCTGGGCGGCCAGTTGGATTTCCCGCCGGAACCGCTCCACGTTGACGCCAGCCGCCAGATCGGGGGGGAGCACCTTCACGACCACGCGGCGTCCCAGGGCGATTTCCGTAGCCACGAAGACCCGGGACATGCCGGCGCCCCCCAGTTCCCGCTCTAGGCGGAACTCGGACGCGAGGGCAGCCTGCAGACGTTGTTGGAAATCGCTCACGACACGACACTCACGGAAACGGACGGCACACGGGTCCCACTGATGTTACGTCTGAAATGGTACCGATGTTACGACACCGCCGCCCAGGCGAAGGTGTCCCCCCAGCAGACGCCAGCACCCGCACCTCTCACCGTCGTGGTTGTCTCGCCTCCCCCTTTCGATATCCATCGCACCGCCCGCCTCCCACTGTCTCACCTCCCAGTCTCACCTCCCAGTCTCACCTCTCCAAAACCGGTCCGGCCCGCGCGCGATGCCTGCCCCCCGTTGACCCGGCCGCCTGGGCTGGTTAAGCTCAGGGTTCTGTTCCGTGCCGTCCCCTCCCGGGGGCGATCCACGTAGAAGTCGGAGTACGAACTCCCCGTTGGCCGACCAGCCAATGGGCTACCAACATCTGATGCCTACGATCAACCAGCTGGTCCGCCGCGCCCGAAAGGACGTGGTGGAGAAGTCCAAGGCGCCCGCGCTCAAGAGCAATCCGTTCAAGCGTGGCGTGTGCACCCGCGTCTACACCACGACGCCCAAGAAGCCCAACTCGGCGCTGCGCAAAGTTGCGCGTGTTCGTCTCACGAACCAGCTCGAAGTCACGGCGTACATCCCCGGCGAAGGCCACAACCTCCAGGAGCACTCCATCGTGCTCGTGCGCGGCGGCCGTGTGAAGGACTTGCCGGGTGTGCGTTACCACATTGTACGCGGTACGCTCGACGCCTCGGGCGTCAACGGCCGTAACCAGAGCCGGTCCAAGTACGGCACCAAGCGTCCCAAGAAGGGCGCTGCGCCCGCCGCCGGAGGTAAGAAGAAGTGAGCCGTCGCAAGAGTGCCGTAAAGCGTACCGTGCTGCCTGATGCACGCTATGACAGCCAGACCGTCTCCAAGTTCATCAACAACCTGATGATCCAGGGCAAGAAGTCCACCGCCGAAGGCATCTTCTACGGCGCCATGGACATTGTCGAGGCGAAGACCAGCCAGCCCGGCGTGGGTGTGTTCAAGCAGGCCTTGAACAACCTCAAGCCCGTCGTCGAAGTCAAGAGCCGCCGCGTTGGCGGTGCCACGTATCAGGTCCCGGTCGAGGTCCGTCAGGATCGCCGCACCGCGCTGGCCATGCGTTGGCTCATCAACTACTCGCGCGACCGTAACGAGAAGTCCATGCCCGAAAAGCTGGCCGCCGAAGTGCTGGCCGCCGCTCGCGGCGAAGGCAATGCGATCAAGAAAAAGGAAGACACCCATCGCATGGCCGAAGCCAACAAGGCCTTCGCGCACTACCGCTGGTAAATCCGGCGCCGGAGTTTCTCCCCGCCGTCAGCAGCGCCCCGGATGCATGCATCCGGGGCGCTGTTTTTTGTTGTGACAGCGCATGGAAACCCGAAGACAGATCTGTGATCCCGGACACCGCGCCCACGCCCGAATGGCCCTACTTTTCGTCCGTGTGGGACCAAGGTCCATGTCACCCTCCCGGCACAAAAATCACGCCCTGCCGATATGCCCAGAGGGAATCGGCGTTTCGCCACGGGCAATCGTTACGAAGCCGGACGAACTGTTTTGATAGCGGCCTGGAGTGTTGCGCCGCCGTACGCGTTGCGTCACGTTAGTAGAAGTGCGCGGGCCCCGATTCCGGGGTCGCGAAACGGCAAACCTGGTGAAAGCCAGGGACGCAAAGCTACAGGGCTTACTCACACCACACGGTGTGGCTGCCGGCTGAGCTACCGAACGATCACAGAGGGATCAGGTCATGCGTACTGCGAAGATGCAGTCGGTTGTTGGACAGGTACGGAGACTGGGCGGAGTCGCCGTTGGCGGTGCTCTCATGCTGCTCGCATCCTGTCGGCCGGCGGTGTCGAGCGCCACGCTCAGCGCCGATATGGGCGCGGTCACAACGGCCGACGCCATTCTGGCCAACCCGGCCCGCCGCGATGACGCCAACCGCGTCCAGATGCTCCGGACGGCCAATCGCCTTCCGCGGGTGGCCTTCCCCCGAGTACGCCCCGACTGCCTGACCCAGGGCGAAGACTTCGGATTGTGGACGGTCCGCTTTGACGGCTACGGGTGCGTGGTCGTGAGCGGCAAGGGCAATCAGGGGACGCTGGCCATGGGCCCCAAGTCGGCCGAGAAGGGATGGCAGACCCACGCCCCCATGGTGCTTGGCCCCTCGTACGGCGACCACCTCATGCTCCACGCGCGGGTGGAAACCACCGCGCAGCTGCGTGATGGACAGCCGAATCCGTGGGAAGTGGCCTGGGTTATCTGGCAGTATGAAGACGATACGCGCTTCTACTACTTCATCCCCAAGCCCAACGGCTGGGAACTGGGCAAGCGCGATCCGGCCTACCCAGGTGGCCAGCGTTTCCTGGCTTCTGGAAATCGTGAGAAATTCCCCATCGGGAAGGTCTACGATGTCACGATCGTGCAGGACGCCGACCGCATCGCCGTCTTTGTCGATGGCCGAGAGGTTGTGCGCACACGCGACGCCGAACAGCCGTACAAGAAGGGACGGATCGGCATCTATGCCGAAGACGCCGCCATCAAAGTGCACGCGGTGCGGGCGCTCTAGCCTCTTTCACCGGTCGCCGGTTGCCATCCCTCGCCAACGCGCCACACCTCACCGTGTGGCGCGTTCCTGTTGGAGGCGCCCCGCGCCCCGGAAGGTGTCGGTCACTTCACTTGGGCGGCCAATGGCCTAACCCTTAGGTTGTTGCAACTGGCACAGCGGTGACGCGCACCACATTCCCGGCGTCTATCGCGAAAGTCACGCTCCGGGTAACGTTCCAACCGCTACCGGCCCTGCCGACCTCTTCGGCTGGTCCTCGGCAACGGCGTCCCGAGGCCGGCCAGCGTACCCCTCCTCCGTCTCCGTGCTGCTCAATCTTCGTGGTCTCCAGGCGCGCCGCGGCGTCTCATGTGCGGCCGCAATTGTCGTGGCGCTGGCCAGCATGTGGTTGGCGCCAATGGCCGTCGCCCAGGCGCAGGATGCGCCTGCAGATCGGTACGCCACCGCCATGAACGTGGCCTATGCCGCCCGCCAGCGTGGTGATACCGCCAGCGCCCGCGAGTACTTTACCCGCGCCATTGCGGTCGATAGCACCCAGGCGGCGCCCCACATTGAGCTGGGCTACCTCGAGCTCGCTGGCGGCAACAAGCCCTCGGCGGCTCGCTGGTTCTCGCAGGGCGCGGCGCTCGCCCCGCAGAACGCCGATGTACGTCGGCAGTTGGGCTATGTGCTCATTGATCTGCGCCGGACTGACGACGCGATCAAGGCGCTCGAGAGCATCGGGACCACCCCCAGTGGCTACACCGATCGCGACCGGTTGGCGTTGGCGTACTTGTATGACAGCGCCACGCGGAACGCCGAAGCCCTCGAGGCGTTCCGGGCGGCCGCGCTCAGCGCCGATACCGGCGTGGCCAATCCGGCCCGACGTGCGCTGCGCGTGAAGGGGGATGTCGGGACGGTGCTCTTCTCCGAAGGCTACCTCGCCCCGTTTTACCAGTCGCGTTTCGATAACGCCATTGGCTTTGGCTTTCTGCGTCACGGCATTGAAAGCGGCGCGTCCTGGGCGCCGGCGGCCTACACGTCGTTGCGCGTGACGCGGGACAGCAAGTCTACGGGCGGCGGCGGGCAGTCGCGCGTGCTTTCCGATAACGCGGCCATCCTTGCCGGTGGGGTCCGTGTGCGCCCCTGGCACGGACCGTTATGGCTGTATGCAGAAGCGGGCGGGGCGTATTCACTTCTGACCAATGACACCACCAGCTGGCGCCGTGATGTGCGCGCCGGTGGTTATCTCATTGCCCAGGATGAGCGTCGGCTGGTACGCGATGCCAACTGGAAACTGCTCACCGACATTGCGGCCGATGTGAGCTGGTACGAACGCTTCGACAAGAACGTGATTGGCTACGCGCTGTTGCGCGAAGGCGTGCGCTTTGGCACGCCCGGCAAGCTGGCGCTCGATCTGTTTGGGCGCGGCTGGGTGGGATACGACAGCCGCGGTGACTTTTTCAACCGGGCCGCTGAGAGTGGCGGTGGTGCCGCGTTGCGGGTGGGGCCGCATTTCGTGCTGTTTACTGAAGGCATTTACGGACGATTCTTCGAGCAGCCGACGCCCGGGGTCAAGCGTCGGTATCAGGAGTGGCGTGTGACGGCCGTGTGGGGATGGCGGGCGCTCAAGCCCCTTCGTGAGGGGGGCGCACGATGACCGGTTTGGAAATGGCCGTCATTGTCATCGCGGTGTTCTACCTGATCTTTGCGATCGATGACCTGTTGTTCGATGTGACGTTCTGGTTGGGCAAGATCTTCGGCTGGTGGAAGCGCCCAACGGTGACGGTCAAGGAACTGCGTGACGTGAGCGAGTGGCGTATTGCCATCGTGACGCCCGCGTGGAAGGAAGACGACGTCATCGCGCGCATGCTCCTGTATAATCTGCCGCGACTGGACTACCAGCGGTATGACTACTGGATCGGGACGTATCAGAACGATCCGGACACTCGTCGTGAAGTGGACAAGGTGCGCGCGATCTATCCGAACGTGCGCAAGGTGACCACGACCAACGATGGCCCCACCTCCAAGGCGGACTGCGTCAACACGGTACTGCAGGCCATTGTGGAGCATGAACAGCGGGCCGGCCTGCGCTACGACCTCATCGTGTTTCATGATGTGGAGGACCTGGTGCATCCGCAGGAGCTGCGGTTGCTCAACTGGTACTTCCGCAACGATGACGTGGACTTCGTGCAATTGCCCGTGTTGTCCACGCCGCCGTTCTGGTATGACTTCGTGGCCGGTACGTACATCGACGAATTCGCCGAGATGTACACGAAGAACATGTTCGTCCGTGAGAAGGTCTGGGGCTTCGTGCCATCGGCCGGTGTGGCCACGTGTGTGCGCCGGACTGTCATTGATCAGCTCATGGAAGAGCGTAACGGGACGCCGTTCGCGACCAATTCGCTCACCGAAGACTACGATCTGGGACTTGGTCTCACGGTGCAGGGGCGTCCCACGCGGTATCTGCATCAGTACGTGCAGATCGACGAAGATGACAAGAATTCGGAAGAACTGATTGCCACGTGGGCTCCGTTCCCCCAGACGTTCCGTACCGCGGTGCGTCAGCGCACGCGCTGGATGGCCGGCATCGTGTTTCAGGGGTGGGAGCATTGGGGCTGGCCCAAGGGGCTCAGCTGGCTGCTGGCGCACGATCGTCGTGGCCCGCTGGGCTATCTCGTGGTGCTCGCCGGCTATCTGCTGCTGCTGTACTTCGTGGCGTACGAATGGGTCCGGGTGTTTTACGATCGTGGGCTTCCCGAAATGCTTGAAGAGCCATGGTTCGCGTGGCTGTTCTGGATCGGGTTGTTCTTCATGTGCAACCGCCTCATTCAGCGCGCCATCAGTACCGGCAAGCTGTACGGCTTTGGTCAGGCGCTGCTCTCGATCTTCCGGACGCCCTTCTCGAACATCGTGAACATGGTGGCCACCTTCCGGGCGGCCAATCAGTACTTCAAGTCGCGTCGCACCGGTATTCCCATGAGCTGGGACAAAACCGAACACTCATTGCCGCCGCAGGTTGGCGCACAGATGCGTCTCGGCGAGAAGCTCATCGAAGACAAGAAGCTCACCACGCAGCAGCTCGTGCTGGCGCTCAAGGAGCAGCGCGAAAAGGGTGGTCAGCTGGGCGCCATTCTGGTGAAGCAAGGTGCTGTGTCACGTGACGATGTGGAAACCGTTGTGAGGAATACCCGCGCATGAGCAAATCCCGGTGGTTGACTCCCATGCGCGGCGGCGCCCCCGCCGTGCGTGCCACGCCCAATGTGGCGGTGATCGTGGGCACCCGTCCCGAAGTCATCAAGATGGCGCCAGTGGTACGGGCGCTGCGGGCGTCCACCAGCGTGACCTGTACGGTGGTCAGCACGGGGCAGCACCGTGACCTGCTGGTGCGCGCGTTCGAAGACGTGGGGCTGGTGCCCGACATCGAGCTGTCGCTCATGACGGAGAATCAGTCGCCCAGTGCCTTTGTGGCGCGCTGCATCACCGCGCTGGACGACGTGTTTGCGCAGAACAAGCCGCAGGCGGTTCTGGTGCAAGGCGACACCAGCAGCGCCTGCGCCGGGGCCATGGCGGCCACGTGGCGCTCCATCCCCGTGGGGCATGTGGAAGCCGGCCTGCGCTCCTTCAATTTTCAGGAGCCGTTCCCGGAAGAGTTCCACCGTCGCGTGGTGGGTGTGGCAGCGCAGTGGCATTTTGCCCCCACGCCGGAGAGCCGCGACAACCTGCTGCGCGAAGGCGTCCCCATGCACCGCATCTTCATGACCGGCAATACCATTGTGGATGCCGTGAAGCAGATGGATGTGTCGCGCCCGTTCGAAAATCGCCTGCTGGATGCGGTGCCCGAGGGGCGCCTGGCGCTCGTTACGGCGCATCGGCGGGAGAACCAGGGCGAGTCCATGCGGGATATCGCCCGTGCCGTCAAGCGGCTGGTGGCGGCCGTGGCGGACTTGCAGGTGGTGCTGCCGCTGCACCCCAATCCCAATGTGCGCGGGCTTTTTCAGCAGGAGCTGGGGGATACGCCGCGGGTGCACCTGCTGGAGCCGCTCAGCTATCCCGACCTGCTGAAGGTCCTGCACAAGAGCACGATCATCCTGTCCGACTCGGGCGGATTGCAGGAGGAGGCCCCCAGTGTGGGGCGTCCCATTCTCATTTTGCGGGAACGCACCGAGCGCCCGGAAGTGGTGCAGGTGGGGGCAGGCATTCTGGTGGGTACCGATCCCGATCTCATCGTAAAGGAAGCGCTGTCCATTTTGTGCGACCCGGTGGTGTACGAGCGCATGGTCACGGTGCCCAACCCGTTTGGTGACGGCAAGGCGTCGGCCCGCATCACGGAAATCCTGGAGTCCTCGCTGTGCGAGGAAGCGGATTTGCCGGTGATGTCGATGGTGCTGTAACCTTCACGTTATGGTTGGGTCTGCTGGCATGAAACCGCAGACTGTGGGAAGTTCGCAGCAACCTGTCGCACGGTGTGGGCGCCAAGCCACACGCGATGTGGAGATGTGGGGGTGAAAGGGCAAGAAAGCCCTCTCAAAAGGTGGATAAGTCGTTTTATGGTAGAGCTCGGCATGTGGCACGGCTTATGCTTCAGTTAGGTAGCAGGTGGTCCGAACGCTCGGCGCCACAATAAACTCAGCAAGGGTTTTCCAATGCTTCGCACGTCGTCCCGTATCGCCACAACCGTTCGCCTTGCCATTGGTGTGAGCAGCGTTCTGCTTGCGTCCACCGAGGCCGCTGCGCAGACCTATAGCGATTTCGGCTCGGTGACTACCGCTCCTACGAGTGGTGTCTGTAAGAACTGGGGCAATGAGGGGTTCGGCCCGAAATCTGGTGGCCTCACCTGGTACAACGCGTACCTGCTCAACGTGCCCGAATACTTCAATTGCTGGACAAAGGCGCCAGCGGTCACCGGGTATCCGTCCAATTCAAAGCTGGCGATCCTGACGTCGACCCCCCTGCAGGTCCAGATGGATACGTTTAATCCGTTCTTCCTGCACAGCCTCAAGGTGGGATCGGGGTGGACGAACGACGCGATCCTGACGCTGAACGGCTACATGGGTGACGTCAACAACAAGACGCTGCAGTTCAGCCAGACCCTGACCAATCTTGACGCGAACGCCCCGATGGCGGATTCGTGGAAGATCGACAATCAGGGGAAGGCCATTACCTACTTTACCCTCAGCGTCAACTACAATCTTGCCGGCGCTCCAGCGTGGAATCCGGTGGATGCGAACTGTCTGTACGCGACCGCCCCAGCTGACGTGGCGAATTGCGCGGTGCCGGCGTGGGGCCAGGACCCGTACAACTCCCGCCTCTATCAGTGGCAGGTTGATCGCTCCATCGGCATGGGGGCCAATGCCCGTACGACGCTTCCCTACCAGACCATTTGGGTCGCTGGGGTTGAGACGTCTTCGGTCGTCCCCGAGCCGAGCACCTATGCCCTGATGGGCGCGGGTCTGCTGGCGCTGGGTGTGGCCTCGCGCCGCCGCCGGAAGCAGGGCTGAACATATTTTGGAAAGGGGCTGGCCAGACTGGTCGGCCCCCTGGGTAAGAACCGCGCCGTCCGGAGCTGGTCCGGACGGCGCGAAATGTTTGGAGGGGAAGCAGTTGGACGCCGAGTGGCGTATATCGGCGGTTCCCGCGGGTTGACTTCCGGCCCAGGCTCCCTCATGTTAGGTGTCTGCCCGTAAACGCCTCAAAAGGGCGTGGTCTGGCAACCCCAACGTAGTCTCGCAACACAGTCGGCGGATCTGCAGCCGACCCCTTATGGGCCACCGCGGTTTCAGGGTGGGGCGCCACGCCCGGCAGTCTTTGGGTAGGCACGCTGTTCCGGCACGGCATCGTGATGATGACGCGCTCCCGACAAGCAACGCAGCCAATTCAACGTCGCATCTGGAGTCCGCAGTTCTCTGGAAGTGGCGCGCTTGGGTCCCCACTCGTGCAGCAGCGGCGAGCGTACCCGGCGACAGCGGATGGATACCGCTCCCAATCCGGGAGGCCAGGTCCAGCCGTTTTTTTGCTGGTTCACTTTTGTTCTCTTACTGCGCTGCCCTGGCGGCGCATACCGAAAACTATGCCGCGTACCACCCCGCTCCAGCACTACCGCAACATCGGCATCATGGCCCACATCGATGCCGGCAAGACGACCACCACTGAGCGCATCCTGTATTACACAGGCAAGTCGCACAAGATTGGTGAAGTCCACGATGGCGCCGCCACCATGGACTGGATGGAACAGGAACAGGAGCGCGGCATCACGATCACGTCGGCCGCGACGACCTGCTTCTGGATGCGTCATGGCCAGGCCCACGACAAGGGCGCGGGTCCGGAATTCCGCATCAACATCATCGACACCCCGGGCCACGTGGACTTCACCGTCGAAGTGGAGCGTTCGCTCCGCGTGCTCGACGGCGCCGTCACGCTGCTCGACTCGGTGGCCGGTGTAGAGCCGCAGACGGAAACGGTATGGCGTCAGGCCGACCGGTACCGTGTGCCGCGCATGATTTTCTCGAACAAGATGGATCGGGTGGGCGCGAACTTCGATCGCTGCCTGGCCATGATCCGTGATCGCCTGAGCAAGCGCGCGTTCCCGCTGCAGCTGCCGGTGGGTTCGGGCGAAACGTTCACGGGCCACATCGACGTGCTCGAGCGCAAGCAGTACATCTTCCACGACGAGACGATGGGCAAGACGTTCTCGGTGGTCGATGTGCCGGCCGAGTTCAAGGACGCCTGCGAGCTCGCGCGTCACGAGGCCATTGAAGCGGCCGTCGAGCATGACGAAGCGCTGATGGAGAAGTACCTGGCTGGCGAAGAGCTCTCGATGGACGAGATCCGCTCTGCCATCCGTGCGGCGACGATCGCGATGGAGTTCATCCCGGTCCTCTGCGGCGCCTCGTTCAAGAACAAGGGTGTGCAGGCGCTGCTCGACGCGGTGATCGATTATCTCCCCGCGCCGATCGACGTGCCAGCCATTCAGGGCCACCTGCCGCATCACGACGAAACGTTCATCGATGCGCCGATCAACGACGACGCGCCGTTCGCGGCGCTGGCGTTCAAGATCGCGACCGACCCGTTCGTCGGAAAGCTGACCTTCTTCCGCGTCTACTCGGGCGTGATGCAGTCGGGCAGCTACGTCTACAACAGCACGAAGGACAAGCGTGAGCGTGTCGGTCGTCTGCTGCAGATGCACGCCAACAAGCGTGAAGAAATCGAGGAAGTGCGCGCCGGTGACATTGCCGCCGCGATCGGGCTCAAGGACACGCGCACGGGCGACACGCTGTGCACGGAAGACCACCCGCTCATCCTCGAGGCCATGAAGTTCCCGGCCCCCGTCATCGACGTCGCCATCGAGCCGAAGACGAAGGCGGACCAGGACAAGCTGGCCATCGCGCTGCAGAAGCTCGCCGAAGAAGATCCGACGTTCCGCGTGCGTTCCGACGCCGAGACGGGACAGACGATCATCGCCGGTATGGGCGAGTTGCACCTCGAGATCATCGTCGATCGCATGATGCGCGAATTCAAGGTCGATGCGAACGTGGGTCGCCCGCAGGTGGCCTACCGCGAAACGATCAAGAAGCGCGTCGAGAAGATCGAAGGGAAGTTCATCCGCCAGTCCGGCGGTAAGGGGCAGTTCGGCCACGTGGTCATCAACATGGAGCCCTCCGAACAGGGCCAGGGCTTCGTGTTCGAAGACAAGATCGTGGGCGGTGTCATTCCCCGTGAATACATCGGCCCCGTGGAACAGGGCATCAAGGAAGCGCTGGAAAATGGCGTGCTCGCCGGTTACCCGGTGGTGGACGTCAAGGTTCAGCTGACCTTCGGCTCGTACCACGAAGTCGACTCATCGGAAATGGCGTTCAAGATTGCCGGCTCGATGGCGTTCAAGGAGGCGGCCAAGCAGGCCAGCCCCTGTCTGCTGGAGCCGGTCATGAAGGTCGAGGTCGTGAGCCCGGAAGCGTACATGGGTGACGTC contains the following coding sequences:
- a CDS encoding serine/threonine-protein kinase, with the translated sequence MSDFQQRLQAALASEFRLERELGGAGMSRVFVATEIALGRRVVVKVLPPDLAAGVNVERFRREIQLAAQLQHPHIVPLLAAGDDAGLLWFSMPYIDGESLRGTLTRQQRLSARDVVRILHDVVDALAYAHSRGVVHRDIKPDNILTSGMHALVTDFGVAKALSAASPAQGGTTTGMAIGTPAYMAPEQLAADPAADHRVDLYAVGLLAYELLTGKAPFSGSSPQATLAAQLTQMPEPPHRSFSDIPEPLSSLIMHCLEKDAARRPQSALLLLAELDALPPMTSGATLAPRRTRPRPALLVAGLAAVAAVVWAVLPHVPQAPASLEALDARDAGPGGGAPPASVTDSIPVRGTTGTAQGMLGDTVAVFRDISDGARSTAVPLVITRAESLAIADAIRKRQSQQPPRPATAPTAAGATGTKVLAETSAVRVAVRMSNGMMAEIDRELLMSELGRIFSDSMSRAIQHMDSALARVPRVLRMEPPRPESPPGSTRTMTFVAPLVAPPSDGRLRVVVTNWSNATGRREFAATAREAATLMRTAIPGERYDVMPPDLTERAVRMTPDQMAAGWALRADFLVNGWLTTRGDSLVVATKLTDVKTGRFVRVMEHVMAAGENPGKSMELARQQVASWLDTAATATKRRARPETGEVRR
- the rpsL gene encoding 30S ribosomal protein S12, which produces MPTINQLVRRARKDVVEKSKAPALKSNPFKRGVCTRVYTTTPKKPNSALRKVARVRLTNQLEVTAYIPGEGHNLQEHSIVLVRGGRVKDLPGVRYHIVRGTLDASGVNGRNQSRSKYGTKRPKKGAAPAAGGKKK
- the rpsG gene encoding 30S ribosomal protein S7; its protein translation is MSRRKSAVKRTVLPDARYDSQTVSKFINNLMIQGKKSTAEGIFYGAMDIVEAKTSQPGVGVFKQALNNLKPVVEVKSRRVGGATYQVPVEVRQDRRTALAMRWLINYSRDRNEKSMPEKLAAEVLAAARGEGNAIKKKEDTHRMAEANKAFAHYRW
- a CDS encoding tetratricopeptide repeat protein, whose translation is MLLNLRGLQARRGVSCAAAIVVALASMWLAPMAVAQAQDAPADRYATAMNVAYAARQRGDTASAREYFTRAIAVDSTQAAPHIELGYLELAGGNKPSAARWFSQGAALAPQNADVRRQLGYVLIDLRRTDDAIKALESIGTTPSGYTDRDRLALAYLYDSATRNAEALEAFRAAALSADTGVANPARRALRVKGDVGTVLFSEGYLAPFYQSRFDNAIGFGFLRHGIESGASWAPAAYTSLRVTRDSKSTGGGGQSRVLSDNAAILAGGVRVRPWHGPLWLYAEAGGAYSLLTNDTTSWRRDVRAGGYLIAQDERRLVRDANWKLLTDIAADVSWYERFDKNVIGYALLREGVRFGTPGKLALDLFGRGWVGYDSRGDFFNRAAESGGGAALRVGPHFVLFTEGIYGRFFEQPTPGVKRRYQEWRVTAVWGWRALKPLREGGAR
- a CDS encoding glycosyltransferase, with the translated sequence MTGLEMAVIVIAVFYLIFAIDDLLFDVTFWLGKIFGWWKRPTVTVKELRDVSEWRIAIVTPAWKEDDVIARMLLYNLPRLDYQRYDYWIGTYQNDPDTRREVDKVRAIYPNVRKVTTTNDGPTSKADCVNTVLQAIVEHEQRAGLRYDLIVFHDVEDLVHPQELRLLNWYFRNDDVDFVQLPVLSTPPFWYDFVAGTYIDEFAEMYTKNMFVREKVWGFVPSAGVATCVRRTVIDQLMEERNGTPFATNSLTEDYDLGLGLTVQGRPTRYLHQYVQIDEDDKNSEELIATWAPFPQTFRTAVRQRTRWMAGIVFQGWEHWGWPKGLSWLLAHDRRGPLGYLVVLAGYLLLLYFVAYEWVRVFYDRGLPEMLEEPWFAWLFWIGLFFMCNRLIQRAISTGKLYGFGQALLSIFRTPFSNIVNMVATFRAANQYFKSRRTGIPMSWDKTEHSLPPQVGAQMRLGEKLIEDKKLTTQQLVLALKEQREKGGQLGAILVKQGAVSRDDVETVVRNTRA
- the wecB gene encoding non-hydrolyzing UDP-N-acetylglucosamine 2-epimerase, whose amino-acid sequence is MSKSRWLTPMRGGAPAVRATPNVAVIVGTRPEVIKMAPVVRALRASTSVTCTVVSTGQHRDLLVRAFEDVGLVPDIELSLMTENQSPSAFVARCITALDDVFAQNKPQAVLVQGDTSSACAGAMAATWRSIPVGHVEAGLRSFNFQEPFPEEFHRRVVGVAAQWHFAPTPESRDNLLREGVPMHRIFMTGNTIVDAVKQMDVSRPFENRLLDAVPEGRLALVTAHRRENQGESMRDIARAVKRLVAAVADLQVVLPLHPNPNVRGLFQQELGDTPRVHLLEPLSYPDLLKVLHKSTIILSDSGGLQEEAPSVGRPILILRERTERPEVVQVGAGILVGTDPDLIVKEALSILCDPVVYERMVTVPNPFGDGKASARITEILESSLCEEADLPVMSMVL
- a CDS encoding PEP-CTERM sorting domain-containing protein (PEP-CTERM proteins occur, often in large numbers, in the proteomes of bacteria that also encode an exosortase, a predicted intramembrane cysteine proteinase. The presence of a PEP-CTERM domain at a protein's C-terminus predicts cleavage within the sorting domain, followed by covalent anchoring to some some component of the (usually Gram-negative) cell surface. Many PEP-CTERM proteins exhibit an unusual sequence composition that includes large numbers of potential glycosylation sites. Expression of one such protein has been shown restore the ability of a bacterium to form floc, a type of biofilm.), encoding MLRTSSRIATTVRLAIGVSSVLLASTEAAAQTYSDFGSVTTAPTSGVCKNWGNEGFGPKSGGLTWYNAYLLNVPEYFNCWTKAPAVTGYPSNSKLAILTSTPLQVQMDTFNPFFLHSLKVGSGWTNDAILTLNGYMGDVNNKTLQFSQTLTNLDANAPMADSWKIDNQGKAITYFTLSVNYNLAGAPAWNPVDANCLYATAPADVANCAVPAWGQDPYNSRLYQWQVDRSIGMGANARTTLPYQTIWVAGVETSSVVPEPSTYALMGAGLLALGVASRRRRKQG